aacagaaaaaaaaggggggaaaaaaaatcatttaaaaaattgacCAAATTACAATAACCTTTCGGTCTGATACATGGATAATTTGGGTATCCTCAGACGGACATCTGTTCGATGCGATCCTCGAAGATTCAACCAGCTGACATCATCTAGAAGAAAAGAAGAATTAAGTTAGTTCCAAAGAGCAAAACAGAGGAGGTTCTACAGTAGTCGTCATAAAACGAGGCATTGCATATTACGCAACGCTCGATAGCTGGTCCTCAGTTATACAGAACAAACAGGCATTCTTTCCACACATGAGAAACTAGCCAGATTTAAAATGATTCTATGGACCTCATTTTTGTTCTGCAAGAAACCTCATGTACCTGTTGTTTGTTCTGCAAGAAACCTCATGGATAGAGAGCCAACAAACCTGAGGGTGAAATTCATTTCTCATAGCCACTTTAAGTGTCGGCAAGCTGAGGTATAATTTATTGGCAGTTAGAACAAGCTAACCAATTATTAAACTAACAAATTACTTAAAGTACTGAATTACAGGCCTGATTAAAATCAGACACCCAGCAGCCTGACAGCTTAGACTAGCTCTGAGAACACACCCCACATCCATCCCGCTTTTGCCTATGCCACGATAGACATGAGTTTGTGACAAGGATGATGAAAAGGTCTCAGTCCATTGTCCTGCAGACGTACCTCAACACCACCTCAACACTCAATGAGACCGACCTGCTCCATAGCAACCGCCAATCAGCAGCAGGCAGCCAATGGTCGGATCACACACTAACTGCTCTCAAACTGCCCCAAACTCCTCTTTTGCAAACAGGAATCAGCAGCTTGGAGGAAAGAATTCCACATTTAGATGAAATCAATGGATTTTGGCTGGTACACgtttcaaaacaaatatacttACGGTATACCCACGACAGCTCCAAATCAAATATCCATTGTGAGGCTTAGgatgtgaattaaaaataaaccctTAAGTCATGCATAAACGGAGATACCAGACAAGTGCTGTGAATAACAGCTCCAAACTAAATTTGGGTAAAACCTGAAACCTCCTTTAAGACGATGCATCTACCACATCTGCAGATGTCTTGAAGGAAAGAGAAAAGTACAGGGCGAAACAAAAATTAAGCAGCCTTAAGAGATCAGTGAGCTATGCATGCCTTGACTTTACCCCACTTCAAGCATGAGTTATATTGGGGTGATTAGTTGGTCTGCTTAAATCAAAAGTTCAGGACTACTGGGgatgttaactaaaaaaaataaaataaaagatgcacTTGTTCTTAAAATTCTTGGATGACAAAAACCCCTTCAGTTGcaagaaaattacaaatatagTTAATACAAAACATTAggctcgcctacatttcaggatTCAGCAGTGGCTCCAGTATCCTCTGGAGATTTGGGTCTGCTTCTCGATCTGGATCGTGATTTGGATCCTTTGTTGGATCGAGGAGTATGGCTCCTGGAGTGAGACTTGGACTTGGATCTGGAACGGGACCTGGAAGCCGATTTGGACTTGCTTCTGCGTGGTGTGCGGGTTTTAGAGCGGGAACGGGACCTAGATCGGGAACGGGAGTAGGACTTGGATCTGGATCGGCTGTAGCGGGACCTGCTACGGGAACGGCTCCTGCTCCTGGACCTAGACCTGCTGTGCCTCCTGCGCCGAGGACTACGGCTAAAAACACCAAATTAACAAATTAGTATGATGATTGTTTGCACAGTGAAACAAACAGCAGCTGGTGTTACAGTATTACAAAACACcattaaaacattatgaaaagGTGAGTAGCTTGCACACATTTAATGGTAAATACACAAGAACGTGCCTATTTGCATGTACATCCCTTACAAAACAGTTACCAACCTTTTCTAATAATTATCTTCAATGCGTTTAAAGCCAATTAAAAGTCAAGTTATAACATGGtctcaaattataaaaaaattattattatattaaagaacAAATGTGCTGTAACAAAACCGCTCggaatgggttttgttttcaaACTGCTACAACCGATTCAAAAGAACCGACTCACAAGAACCAAATCATCAAGAATCAAAGTTGAGCAATAGTTTGGTACTGCGCCACAAAAACGACGGAACGATAACAATACTCTAAAAaggaaacaatttaaaacaaactcaATAAATTTAGCTGCTCACGGTGATAAAACAATCACATTTGTGAGCAAAACAAGGATTAACGTCATAACACATGGTGTTGAGGCCTAAGGCCTCAAATTTAAGGGCCGCAGATGTGATCGCTGAACTTGAACAGTATCTTGCAGTGGTTTAAAacgaaaatgttaaaacaaaagacCGTGTATGTGGGCCTTACCTTCGGCTTTTCCGTCCATGTCCCCCATACCTCCTCGGCGGGGCTCCGCGGCGGCTGTAATGCGAATCTGGCGGGCGCCCGTATCGCGCCATCTGCACGCGCAGTTCGCGCCCGTCCAGCAGCGCGCCGTCCATGGCGTCCATTGCATCTTCCGCGTCCCGCTTATCATGAAAACGGACGAAGGCGAACCCGCGGCTCTCTTTTGTGTACCGGTCTCTCGGGATGTAGACGTCGCCGACCCGGCCGTACTTCTCGAAAACCCGCCGCAGCGTTTCAGGAGACGTGCGGTACGTCAGATTGTCGACTTTTAAAGATGTCATGCCCTCGACGTCGGGCGGAGGTCTGCCGTAACTCATCTTGAATCACTAACCCTACTGCAGCACGttatgccaaaaataaaagaGCTACTAGCGAGATTTTCAGGAAAAACAGCGAACCATTCGGGAGAGTCCAAAGAAACACGCCGAGAGCAGATAAGACTCTAAAATGGCGGTAACCGGATGTCCGCGGTTGGTGGAGGCtggcttttattttctttgcaagGCGAGCAGATACCCAATAGCATCACTCTCGCAAATACTGCCACCTCTGGTATTACAGTGACACTACAGGTTATCTGATCTCACGTTCTCCTCTTGACTGAGAACAAAGACCTGCACATTTAGCACGAGTTTCTACAAAATGTAGCCTAATAAAGAAGATAATTTATTTGACGTCACCATACACAAGTGCATTTATCTCATTTAATTCAAACTTCCCAAATTTAAGTCAGCAGCCCAGTGTAACAAACGGTGGTTTCCTAAACAATAGTGAGGTCCGTGGACAAGTTTAGGGGAAAACTGTGGAGCCTATAAAacagtaagaaataaataataaaataaaacttgagtGCTTAGGCCTATAAGAAACTATGCCTTTTAATTTTTAGAATGGGGGCCCCTCGTGTGAAAATGATCATATTTGCAGATCTGTGGCATCTACAAATGAGCAgggtttattgaataattttaattgtgTATGTTTCAGTGTTAATACTTTGTCTAATCAAAGTGTTGCTGCTTCCAAATGACATTACAATGAAATTGTGGCCACGAAAGAGGTTCCATACTGCACTGCAGTGAATCGCTTCACAAAAATTCGGGGAAGGTCACGTTTGGAGAGACAGGATGTGTTTGTACTGCGCAAAACCTCAAGTCTGGATTCAAGCCTGACGTCAGGGGTGGCCGATAGCGCCTCTGAGGACAGTAAAACAGAACTGATCACCGAGCAGCAACTCTCAacagctgaaatgttttttttatttatttttaattgtgaaataatGTATACTTCCAGCAGGGGGCGCCTGGCGGCTCAGAGAGCTTTACTCTATTGAGCTACATTCAGATCtcagaatttttttgttgttgttgttttactcaATACCTTTCTATACTTAACATATAACCTTTTAAATGTATTGATCACAAGGATTGATATATGACATATAAATTCAAATCCGTCAAACCCATCTCTGTAAAACGCTTTTTAATAATCCTTATATTCTACTCGCAAACGACTGTGATTGGTCTATCCTTAACAGCGCAGAGTAAAGTAACAGGTAACACGTGCATATGCTACTGTCGCAGCCGTCTGTAGACAGAAAATTTGcataaattgcattgactgctctaaaatatgagacaccactGTTTCAGCAGTTTAGAACACAGAATAGGACATATGCTTATTTgatgaattgttttatttcctatttgggtatATGTAGGCCTATGCTTTATTTTCTaagatgaattgttttttttttcccaagccattgttagatgccagtgtttcctgtgaTAACtgtgcaaagatttgatttcaaaaacagtatcgtAGCTTCTAcactatttctttttatttaaatctgttttaaatatgtatttaacatcagaatgatctcaaatgaagtctgattttgtggtggtggtgctttaaaattaaattattataatcttaattcaagcgATGAAGGATTTcgaaaatgactgtaaaaatgatcagtgttgagtactactgtaaggttaaccctgcctggtttacatgtttgaaaatgattaaaagttgaaaacattacaaatatagaGAAGCAATCacaaagtaatcaaatgtaataagtTTTAccacattactttaataaagtaatagaaattgttacactacttattaagatagggtaacttgtaatctgtaacacATTATATTTCCAAAGTAACTTTTCCAACACTGGCTATAGGTTCCTGTGAAAGAGCATTTCTACTGAcgttatatatgcatataattatatattaataagagGTAACATCCGGGCCTCTAAGCCCCGCCCACCATGGTTTAAGTCCACTGCTGCTCTACTACCCTCTTATTCTGTTTCTGCATCCCATCGCTCAAGCCCTCGGAGAACAGATGATACAGATATGATGATGATAAACATACAGAGAAACTGTGTCATATAGAGAGCACCTCACTCCGCTTTGCACCTTAGCCAAGGATGCCGACCACGGAAGCAGGGACAGCCTTATAACAGGGCTACAGTCTGCAGGACGCAAAGAGCAGCTTGTGTCTGCAGACAAAACAACGAGGGACTCTGTTCGGAGCTTACAGGGCATTAAGAGCACCAACTAATCCTGTGCATGGCCAAAAATATAAAAGCGAAGAGCAAAAAACGGGCTTTTGCGTGAAGAAGGAGATGTTCGGACTTAAGAAGTCGCAGCAGCAATAGGATTGCAATcattcagtgttatttcagtttttagctATTGGAAATGGGAGCTTTGACAAGCCGACAGAATGCAGGAGTGGAGGAGATCGATATACCATCCAGTTCTGTTTACAGATACCCACCCAAATCCGGTaagaaaattgtatattatattatattatattatattatattatattatattatattatattatattatattatattatattatattatattatattgttcttgttccttttatattatattatattgtatttttattataataaattattgttcttgttccttttatattgtattatattatattaacaaaagTCTATCTAAAGAAATTAACTGGCCTAGATAAACACACACTTGTTCAGACTGTATACTCTTTATAATTTGGGGGGAATATTGTGTAAAAATTGGCATTTacaatttagttaaatatttgtCTTGCTTCTTCTTGTAATTGAAATGAGAGGGtccttctgttcatttgaactCCAGAGGGCCTGAGCCACCACCCACTGTTTCTTGGTCAGCAAATCTGTCTCTAAAGGCAGAGTAGGCCCATAGATGCTTGTCTTTATATTGATATAGGGCTCATCATTCCAGTGGTGCTGTGTCTACAGTCTACCGAAATGTCTTTGATGATTTTGCACTCAGGGTTAAACTGATCTGAAATAAGACTGTCCACTGTATGTTAATGGGATTTATTGTGACTGTGTGGTTTACATGGATTATGctagattaatatattaatatgctatgttaatttttatataacaGTATCTAACTGTATGTTTAGAAAATGCAGCACTCATCATGTTAGTTTTAGAATGATGTTTTGAGAAGACATTTAGATGAGAAGATGTCAGTGTGTTAACCACAAGTCACCAGATACTCTATATGTGCAGCTTGGGACTTGTGCCTGATTCTTGCTGCCTCCTGCTCCAGTTTCAAGCTTGTTCATCTGTCTACCCTTGTCTTCCCATGGCAGTTGCTATCCTCTGTCTGCCCTTGAGCTTGTCTTTCTTTAGTCTATTTGTTCTCCAGTCTGCTATatctttcttcattttaattttgaaacctTTTACTTGTCTTGTGCCCAAACATCACTTTGGAGGAATGGAGGTTTTTGCATCTAGATATTTCATACACCATTTAATAGTCAGCCTGTtgctaaaaaatacaatatgtatCTTTTACATAAAAGAACTAGCCTATTTCTGCCTGATCTGATAATAAAATGACTTGGTGTTGGTGTAATACAATGTAGCCAGTTGAactaatgaaataatatatatatagaattttttttttttttttacttaaaaacagttcattttgaaTGGTTCGATGTCTATAACATTTGATCTGTTCATTGTCATTCAGGGAGTTATTTTGCTAGCCATTTCATTATGGGAGGAGAGAAGTTTGATTCAGCTCATCCTGAAGGCTACCTCTTTGGTGAAAATACTGACCTCAACTTCCTTGGCAACAGACCACTAGTGGTAAGATTGCATTTCGTTTCCTGATAACATAGATGCAGCAATTTTGGCTGATGTTTATAGAAGGTCATGAAACAACTGATTTTACCTTGTATGGTCAAATTTCCAGAAAAgatcattttattcaaatacatattaaacacagatattttaaaatttggTGATTCTCATaatgatttgtattttatattatatgtaattggtgttattttataagattttatattgttaagatatttaaagacattttagatAAATATCTTCATTAGAATAGGGAGAATAATTAATTCAGtttcatacatttataatatacatataaatcatTACATTTGAATATGATTTATAATAGATATGACTTTATGAATCTGCTTGTTACTTTAACTGAATATTTAGGTTAGTTTAATGTAAATTACTATATGTTGGTGGAAGCTTTTATAATTCACAGGATTATACATGTAATTGTTTAGCTGTTGTTATACACTGCTTTGCTTTATCCAGATTTTTATCCTGATATGTATGTGTGCAGAGTTTGTGTGCTTTTATGAAATCATACGTGTATTTCTGTATGCGGTGGGTCTTTTATTTACACTGTATGCATTAGCTGCTAGGCCCGTCTCTAAACAGACAGCCTAGTGATGCTGTGGATTTGAGCGGTGGCTTACCGCAAGTAATACAGAGAGCCACATTCAGTCTGAACTCCGGGGAGGGGGGAAGGGGAGGTGACGGGCTCACCCAGTGTTGACCCACACGCAAACACACTCTCGATGCCCCTCTGGCAAGTGGGTATGCCTGTGCATTGCATTTTTCcagggcaaacacacacacacacacacacatgcatgaatcAGCAGAACAGCTTGTTAGGAGATCAGTGTACATCAACTTccttattatttttcagttttgtaaGAGATCATATGTGGGTATCAGATATGTGAGCTGATAAAACAGAACAAAGTGcttctcaaatattattataatcagtaacttTACCCTCACTCTTGATTCTTGTTATTTGTAGTTCCCGTACAATGCTCCCCCTCCACATGAGCCGGTCAAGACCCTCCGCAGTCTCATCAACATCCGTAAAGACACTCTGCGACTTGTCCGGTGAGATTTTCATGGCTTATATCTTTACTGTACCTGACA
This region of Cyprinus carpio isolate SPL01 chromosome B12, ASM1834038v1, whole genome shotgun sequence genomic DNA includes:
- the LOC109094709 gene encoding serine/arginine-rich splicing factor 2-like codes for the protein MSYGRPPPDVEGMTSLKVDNLTYRTSPETLRRVFEKYGRVGDVYIPRDRYTKESRGFAFVRFHDKRDAEDAMDAMDGALLDGRELRVQMARYGRPPDSHYSRRGAPPRRYGGHGRKSRSRSPRRRRHSRSRSRSRSRSRSRSRYSRSRSKSYSRSRSRSRSRSKTRTPRRSKSKSASRSRSRSKSKSHSRSHTPRSNKGSKSRSRSRSRPKSPEDTGATAES